In the Arachis ipaensis cultivar K30076 chromosome B10, Araip1.1, whole genome shotgun sequence genome, one interval contains:
- the LOC107623083 gene encoding UTP--glucose-1-phosphate uridylyltransferase 3, chloroplastic, giving the protein MVHSTSTSTSLLHNNNRFLFSFNSSSITSNSNSYSHSHSNSLSFTKFLSSSSSSNSSFSSSSSPLCCRVARVSTEHLELSPPPPGFNFRREIARLSALRDSLAACATLHDKLRLLDTDSRVRRFFRSGRSRVLKSLRMSSGELFLLKCLVAAGQEHVLCSGVDGVEAATSATANTSSSVKSALYALAEMIESLDSHGSNGGSASFGRSTTVTLDDEEIRNLESLLESLGEIERFYDCIGGIIGYQIKTLELLVEKLHDRQNVSWSQHMHEMQECRVCGIDAPKGVDLTENTDYASQAALWGIEGLPDLGEIYPLGGSADRLGLVDSNTGGCLPAAMLPFCGRTLLEGLVRDLQAREFLYFKLYGKQCITPVAIMTSSAKNNHEHVTSLCERLSWFGRGRSTFQFFEQPLVPVVGAEDGQWLATKPFIPLSKPGGHGVIWKLAHDKGIFKWFCCHGRKGATLRQVSNVVAATDLTLLALAGIGLRQGKRMGFASCKRNSGATEGINVLMEKKNLDGNWEYGVSCIEYTEFDKFGITDGPCTPNCLQADFPANTNILYVDLPSAELVGSSKNENCLPGMVLNTKKPIVYADQFGRHRSVLGGRLECTMQNIADNFSNVYSSRCYNGIEDKLDTFIVYNERRRVTSSAKKKRRQGDKSLHQTPDGALLDILRNAHDLLSQCDIRLPEIEANENYVNSEPPLLILLHPALGPLWEITRQKFYGGSIAKGSELQIEVAEFFWKNVQLKGSLIVIAENAMGSMKINENGESILHYGQRCGKCKLENVKVLNKGIDWTCGENIYWKHDVQRSEVLKIVLHGNAEFEATDVVLQGNHVYEVPDGYKLKITQGNTGLAIQLDPIEESRMESGSWHWDYKIEGSHVCLELVES; this is encoded by the exons ATGGTTCATTCAACTTCCACTTCCACTTCTCTTCTTCATAACAATAACCGTTTCCTCTTTTCCTTCAATTCGTCTTCCATAACCTCAAATTCAAATTCatactctcactctcactctaattctctctcttttactaagtttctctcttcttcttcttcttctaattcttctttttcttcttcgtcGTCGCCATTATGTTGCCGCGTCGCCCGGGTTTCTACCGAGCACTTGGAACTCTCTCCGCCACCGCCGGGTTTCAACTTCCGCCGAGAAATCGCCAGGCTCTCCGCCCTCCGCGATAGCCTCGCCGCCTGCGCCACTCTCCACGACAAGCTCCGACTTCTCGACACCGACTCCAGAGTCCGCCGTTTCTTCCGTTCCGGCCGGAGTAGGGTTTTGAAGTCGCTCCGGATGTCCTCCGGCGAGTTGTTTCTGCTTAAGTGCCTCGTCGCCGCCGGGCAGGAGCACGTGCTTTGCTCCGGCGTGGACGGAGTGGAGGCCGCCACTTCGGCCACCGCGAACACGAGCTCCTCCGTGAAGAGCGCGCTTTATGCGCTGGCGGAGATGATAGAGAGCTTGGACTCCCATGGAAGCAATGGCGGCAGTGCCAGTTTCGGGAGGAGCACGACGGTGACTTTGGACGATGAAGAAATTAGGAACTTGGAATCTTTGTTGGAGAGTTTAGGGGAGATTGAAAGATTCTATGATTGCATTGGAGGAATTATAGG ATACCAGATAAAGACGTTGGAGCTTCTTGTTGAAAAATTACATGACAGGCAGAATGTAAGTTGGTCTCAGCACATGCATGAAATGCAAGAATGCCGGGTTTGTGGAATCGATGCACCAAAGGGGGTTGACCTCACCGAAAATACGGATTATGCATCTCAGGCAGCTCTATGGGGTATAGAG GGTTTGCCAGACCTAGGCGAAATTTATCCTTTGGGAGGCTCTGCGGACAGGCTTGGTTTAGTCGATTCTAACACCGGTGGATGCCTTCCTGCCGCAATGTTACCGTTTTGTGGAAGGACTTTGTTGGAGGGTCTTGTAAGAGATCTTCAG GCAAGAGAATTCTTGTACTTCAAGTTATATGGGAAACAATGTATCACTCCTGTTGCAATAATGACAAGTTCTGCAAAGAACAACCATGAACATGTCACATCTCTATGCGAAAGACTTTCGTGgtttggaagaggtcgatcaactTTCCAATTTTTTGAACAG CCTCTTGTTCCGGTTGTTGGTGCAGAAGATGGGCAGTGGTTGGCCACCAAACCTTTCATTCCGTTGAGCAAGCCTGGTGGTCATGGTGTCATATGGAAACTTGCTCATGACAAAGGCATCTTCAAATGGTTTTGTTGTCATGGAAGAAAAGGTGCAACACTGCGCCAAGTCAG TAATGTTGTGGCAGCTACAGATTTAACTCTCCTAGCCTTAGCTGGCATTGGTTTACGTCAAGGAAAG AGAATGGGGTTCGCATCTTGTAAGCGGAACTCAGGTGCCACAGAAGGAATTAATGTGCTGATGGAAAAGAAAAATCTTGATGGAAACTGGGAATATGGTGTGTCATGCATTGAATACACTGAGTTTGACAAGTTTGGAATTACTGATGGACCTTGCACTCCAAACTG TTTGCAGGCAGATTTCCCAGCCAATACAAACATCTTGTATGTTGATTTACCTTCTGCCGAGCTAGTTGGATCAAGTAAGAATGAAAATTGCTTACCAGGAATGGTGCTAAATACAAAAAAGCCCATAGTATATGCAGATCAGTTCGGAAGACACCGTAG TGTCTTAGGTGGTAGACTAGAGTGCACAATGCAAAATATAGCAGACAATTTTTCCAATGTATACTCGTCTAGGTGTTACAATGGTATAGAAG ATAAGCTAGACACATTTATCGTATACAATGAAAGGAGAAGAGTTACTTCATCTGCCAAGAAAAAGAGACGACAAGGAGACAAGTCTTTACACCAG ACACCTGACGGAGCTCTTTTAGATATCTTGCGAAATGCCCATGATCTTCTTTCACAATGCGATATAAGACTTCCTGAG ATTGAAGCTAATGAGAATTATGTCAATTCGGAACCACCACTTCTCATCCTTCTACATCCTGCACTTGGTCCTCTTTGGGAAATCACTAGACAAAAG TTTTATGGCGGTTCCATAGCCAAGGGCTCAGAGCTACAAATTGAGGTTGCAGAGTTCTTTTGGAAGAATGTTCAG CTCAAGGGAAGCCTAATAGTAATAGCTGAAAATGCAATGGGCTCAATGAAGATCAATGAGAATGGTGAATCCATACTACATTACGGGCAAAG GTGTGGAAAATGTAAATTGGAGAATGTTAAGGTATTGAACAAGGGAATTGATTGGACTTGTGGTGAAAACATATACTGGAAACATGATGTACAGCGGTCTGAAGTACTTAAGATAGTACTGCACGGAAATGCTGAATTTGAGGCTACCGATGTTGTCTTACAG GGAAATCATGTATATGAAGTTCCAGATGGCTACAAGCTGAAGATCACGCAAGGAAACACAG GTTTAGCAATTCAGTTAGATCCGATTGAAGAGAGTAGGATGGAGAGTGGAAGCTGGCACTGGGACTACAAGATAGAAGGTTCTCATGTTTGCCTAGAATTAGTAGAATCATAG